The following DNA comes from Solea solea chromosome 6, fSolSol10.1, whole genome shotgun sequence.
ACattcacaaagacaaactgaACCCGACACCCCCCATCCAAATCAATGAGTGACTACTTCCGGCTAATTCCAATGGGTCAGGGACAGGGTCCTTACATTCTGCTTGTCAGTTCAAAATACATCTGCATACTTCCCATGTATtcccttgctttttttttttttttttttttggggattTAGCCATTTCACGTGACATTCACAGAATTTGGGCTAGAGCTAGAACATGGCTGTGGGGTGAAAAGCTACTGCTAATGCTAAGGCTTCGAGTTCTCTTCCAACATCCAAGCCCTTCCGAGCGCGCACAACCTGATATTTGggaaaggagaagagaggagatcTCACTgactccctctcctctccttttaaTCTCTTCTCTGGTGtacaaacacagatcaacacgCCCTCTCTGCTGGAGCAGAGCGGTGAATTCATTAAAATGGTagagtaataaaaacaaacactcctAAAAAACATTAGAATTTTgccatgaaaaaataaaacactgggaAACTCCATGCAATGCAGATCATGTGTCGACAAGTTATTGCTTCCTTTTTACaacctgtttttaaatgtgcatgcATACGTGCATCTTTCAGTGGGTGGCGGACTGCGGGTCCGCCATGGTGTGACTGGCTTTCTTCCTCCGTTTCGTTAGCAGTGGATTGGACGAGTCCTCAATGGTCTTGATCTTGATTTGCTCATAGTCAACCCTCATTGTTGCCAAGGCACTGGTCATTTCCTCCTGAGACAAGAAAATGACGAGCTTGTTAGACCAGTCCAGTGCTTTGCTGCACTCTGGTGACAGAGGATGATGTCTGCCCCAAGTCAATCTTCTCCTTTTGCATATATTAGCTTTTTAATTACGTAATATCTACAACGgcattaatcttttatgactaAATAATGGCAATGAGTGTATAAATGTCAACGAAAGGACCTAAAAGCATAAAGTACATGTTAGATGTctcattaaatgtttttttttcctgatacaACTGTAAACTTCTCAACATAATGCAAAGTAATGCATCTACAGAGGGCTTTTAAAGTGTTGATAGCCATTCATTCTTGCCCAGTCTTGCCCATGGACACATCGGCATTTGTACTAAAGAGGCCTAGGACTGAACCTTCGACCTTCCAGTTGGAAGGCGACCCACCCTCGCTACTGACCCACAGCACATGTGCTCACCTTGACCTCCTCCCACGTGTCCTTCTCTTCCTTTAGTACACGGCTGGTGTGAAGTGGGGTCTGTGGAACCTCCATTGATTGCTTTaggaagaaacacagaaaaggaTGATCTTATTTCAGTAAGCCTGAAGAACTGAGCTAAACATATGGTGTGAAACTGATCCAAAAGAGAGTTCATGTTCTCACATTGATCCATGGATGATTCATGAACTCTGTGATGGTCATCCTTTGGGTTGGTTCAGTTTTTAGGAGGGTCCTTATCAGCTGTTTCGCtgcaaatgtaaatttaattaaaaagggTGAAAGTACAAGTAGAATATAATGAAATACTTCTTCtacattttcttaatattttttatactctgtatagattttaatttgaggtctacttttatacttttatatttatacttaagtttgtgtttctgtctcctacaactgactcgtagaacccacacaagatttccaatgtgcctggactatctgtttaagcacaaatggcaaataaaaaccttaaaccttgaaccttgaacctacTTCTTGTTGGTAACATCATCACATGGCTTTCCCACTGTGGACCAGTGTTAATTTCGACTGACAAAAACTATGACAAAATCCACTAACCCGTTCATCATCGAATAAAAACTACTACGAAAATGTTATGGCGGGACGAACTGGGAAGAGAAGCCAGTCTAATTAGACTAATCTTTTTGCGAGGTACGGAGGTCCATCTGCTCGGAAGTCAACGCAGAGGAGGACGACACGTGAGGAAAAGTGGCATAAAAtgaaagagaagagacgacATGATGGTGGAAAATCAAGCACGATGTTACTGAGGACAAAAGTCTGCTACAAGGAAACATAATGCAAAGGTTCAGTAAAGCATACTCAATAATGCAAAGCACCAACAGTGCTAATTTGGGATTTTAAACAGAAATACCAATTGACATGCTGAAGATAATAAGTCCATGTTTAACGGTCTTCaaattgaaacaaataaagacttgtatttgatttaaatcaaattaaaatgttatatGTGTAAATTCAAAccttaataataacattaatagaTAGTATTTTAGTCAActaaaatacaattatatttaGTTAATTAAAACAGCTCAGATGACTAAACTAAATGGTATTTCAGTCATAAGACTAAGACTATaactaaaactaaatcaaaatCTGCAGTCAAAATTAACACTGGTAGCTAAAGACAGCTATTGAGTGATTGTGTGATCCATTAGTCAACTAATCGTGTCTGTAATCGATGACTAGTTGACCGTATAAAAACGCCTTGTAGTTCTCTAGCAGATATACATGTAGCCGTACATGAGGAACACAGGCATAGTTGTTCTTGTGAAAGCAGCCTTTAAGAAACTTCTTAAAGTTCATGACATTAGAAGATTATGACGTTAGAAATCCTACTACGAAAGAGGTGATTGGAACAATCATGCAATCGTAAGACTATTacattctgttctgttttttccccctcttcaaAAACTAATTTATCACTCAGGAAACAAGACATCACTTTCATCTGTGGAGAATTTGACTAACAGTAGCAAATCAGTTAGTTTCAATTTCCTGGTCAGAAAGTTGAGATGTGCCGTTTGGCAGTTTTGGGTGCAGAAGCTTGTGAAACAGTACTGTCATGAATTCTTGTTTCTGACTCGCATCAAAGTACTGTACTTTAATCCAACAATAATACATAGATGTGTGTCATGTGAATTTTTACATTGTTGctcttaaatcacatttcaaacaaatgaataGTTCTTCTGATTTCAGTTTTCAATCCATCTGTTGAATGGCTGCCACATCTGAACTCAAAAACTCAAAACCTTTCagcatatacataaacataggTTTACCTTCCTCTGATACGTCAGACCATTCAGGGTTGGGAAACTCATACTGGCCCATCTTGATCCTTTTCTTCATCCCAGGAGAAATGGCGAGACCGTGGTTAGAATAAAAGGGAGGGTAACCACACAACCTGGTGAGgggttttaacatagtaatatGAGTTAGTGCATTCAATAAAGAATgaaaggaagagaggagagagatacAAGATCACTTACAAGATATACATGATAACTCCAAGCGACCACATGTCACATGACTTGTCATATTTCTCTGGGCCCAGAACCTCTGGAGCTGAAAATAGAAGGAGAGCGATAACAGGaaattatttaaagaaatgtcttaACAGCAGAGATGCCAAACATGCGGCGTGCAACATATAAACTGTAGTACTGTTGGAAATCATAAAGCGGTGGCTCTGGTGTCTTTCttcggacaacacagcaaccacaagggCTACGCTCGAGCTAATTTGTATCActattaacatgtacagcaggtacgaaacatacagtaCTAAAGCATGATCAATCTCACTGTTCTGTTTGATTTTCTATGATGTAAAAGTCAACAGTAAACGTattcaatatgcactagcttatagagagatacatcGCCAACTATGGAGGCAGAGTCAGATGAAAACAGCCATAAATCTTCACTTCGACAAGTTGTCCGACTGCCTTAGTcaagactacggccttagctcgattaaactgtgcatgacTTTACAGTCATCACAGAACACAATCCTGCATTTAAATTCTTACCAACATAGTAGGGTGTGTAGCAGGGAGTGGCTAGCGAGTTGTGTGAGGTGGTTTCCTTGGCAAAGCCAAAGTCTGTGAGTTTGAGCAGAGCACTGGGCCTCTTTGTGGAATACAGTAGATTCTCTGGCTGCAGtcgagaagaaggaaaaaaaaaaaaagagtgagacaCGAGTCCACAAGCTCTGGAAATCATCGTTTAAAAACTAATTCTCGGTGTGAAGTTAAGATACAAACCTTGACGTCTCGGTGTGCGATGTTGATCGAATGCAAAAATTGTATGGCTTCCCCTATGTTCTTCATGATATCAGATGCCTCTGAagtaaagagacacaaaagcTGTGACGATTGGAGGCCACATAAACCACACATAATAATGTCACATGTAAACAATACATGACGGTAAGCAGCTTAGATGTGATCTTTAGCAGGGGTCAGTGCCTCATGTGATTATTATCTACTTTGATAAttggtttggggtttttttcttttttaaatatttaaaaacaagctttctggGGAATTcgggaaaataaacaacagattaatcggtgaaaataatcgttaagTTACCTCTTTCTGTGAATGCCTGGTCTCCTCTATCCTGGATACGACTAAAAAGCTCCCCGCCATCCATACTGGAAAAGAaagtcagggttagggttaggggtcaGGATTACAGGGGTTACTTGAGTCAGGATCAAAGATTTTTATAAAGATAAACTCTTTACTCGTCTATTTTCTGATACCTAGGTCAAGTACATGTGCCCTCCTATGTACTAATgctcatacagtatgtatgacaGTCGCTTTTTGTAATTGATTTTAATTGTTTAGAAATacatatgaaaagaaaaagttaaagTGACGACAGATTAATTATGTACTGAATTATGAAAGGAGAGGACAGGTGGTCTCTCTACTCGCTACACAGTACCAGACACATTCATGGGGATGTGCAGCGCTGACTGGaacaaagacaagaaagaaaatTGAGTTAAGTAATTATTTATTGACAGGCAGTTTCAAAGaaagtgaacaaaaatgagCAAAGAAATTGTATGACTTGATGTAAAACCCACGCCTGGGCCACTACGTTATATGTTTGGGCAGAATAACGGAATTAATCACCAAGCCTAACTTTTCTTCAGCTGTGTGAAAAATAACCAAGTGGCTTCCAAGCAAACAGGACGTGCTGGAAGAGATGGTggtgtggttagggttagttggTTGACCAACATAGACGATTAGTGTTTGAAACCGGCGGTCTCTGGAGTTTCTCAGTCATCCAAGGTCACAAAAAACAGGTTCACTTGAGGTTTACTAAACATGGCTGCAGATACATGAAGATGATTcacttctcatccaagagggTTCATTAGCTCCAAAATGAAGAGGATTTCCACACATAGACATGTTGCCCTTATTCAGCTCTTCTTGAGAAAGTGCATGACCAGTACATACCTGATGTACGCTAAACTAAAGACATCTCACATGCAATGCATTTCAAAAATTCCTGAATTCTTTGAAATTTTGGGTTGGCAACCACTAAAACCCAAGTTCACTTAGTGAGAAGCAAAGACTCTAGTCGTCTCATTTTAATTCAGAAAATAAATTTTCTAtagaaaaataatgacaaatctACAATCTCTCTCGATATCCACTCcagcacacacatactgtatcaaTGAGGGACTGCGAGCTCAACtccacacaataaaacaagaaacattTTACTTTCAAGgttacatttgcatt
Coding sequences within:
- the mapkapk2a gene encoding MAP kinase-activated protein kinase 2; protein product: MLLLAAVYLSAPTKKSMLSNTQNQPLFPNSAGQQNPAGQQNPQVQFLPFHPRPTLQIKKNAITDDYKVTSQVLGLGINGKVLEIFQKKTGDKYALKMLQDCAKARREVDLHWRASPCANIVRIIDVYENLYQSRKCLLIVMECMDGGELFSRIQDRGDQAFTEREASDIMKNIGEAIQFLHSINIAHRDVKPENLLYSTKRPSALLKLTDFGFAKETTSHNSLATPCYTPYYVAPEVLGPEKYDKSCDMWSLGVIMYILLCGYPPFYSNHGLAISPGMKKRIKMGQYEFPNPEWSDVSEEAKQLIRTLLKTEPTQRMTITEFMNHPWINQSMEVPQTPLHTSRVLKEEKDTWEEVKEEMTSALATMRVDYEQIKIKTIEDSSNPLLTKRRKKASHTMADPQSATH